In Novipirellula caenicola, one genomic interval encodes:
- a CDS encoding ABC transporter ATP-binding protein: protein MNSVIRTENLVMRFRNCDALAGVDLEIPAGCVFALLGENGAGKTTLIRILTGFQKPTSGKAAVCGIDPTKDPLRVRGRIGYVSDRPSMYDWMTVSQIGWFTASFYPDGFLDTYTQLIERYEISMKQKMKHLSKGQRAKVALSLSLAHDPELLILDEPTSGLDPMVRREFLESMVERAASGRTVFLSSHQISEVERVADTIAILHRGKLRCCQPINDLKASMSQITIGLDDPLCQLPALPEPAETLIESTQGRHRQIVARNFHPSMIAELENTHGVLSVTHRPMSLEEIFIAFTHGEGLRGEVSDIQNNRRCDDTDREVENPLIESGEAS, encoded by the coding sequence ATGAACTCAGTCATTCGCACCGAAAACCTTGTCATGCGTTTCCGCAACTGCGATGCACTTGCGGGGGTCGACCTTGAAATCCCCGCCGGATGTGTCTTCGCGTTGTTAGGCGAAAACGGAGCAGGAAAGACGACCCTGATTCGCATCTTAACCGGATTTCAAAAGCCAACGTCGGGGAAAGCAGCGGTCTGCGGGATCGATCCAACCAAAGATCCACTCCGCGTTCGCGGGCGAATCGGCTACGTCAGCGACCGGCCATCGATGTACGACTGGATGACGGTCAGCCAAATCGGTTGGTTCACCGCATCGTTTTACCCCGATGGATTTCTCGACACATACACGCAGCTGATCGAGCGTTATGAAATTTCGATGAAACAGAAGATGAAGCACCTGAGCAAAGGCCAACGTGCGAAGGTCGCCTTGTCGCTGTCGCTGGCCCACGATCCTGAATTGCTGATCCTCGATGAGCCCACCTCGGGTTTGGACCCAATGGTTCGCCGAGAATTTTTAGAGAGCATGGTCGAGCGAGCCGCATCGGGGCGAACGGTGTTTCTTTCCAGCCACCAAATTTCGGAAGTCGAGCGGGTGGCTGATACGATCGCGATCCTGCATCGCGGTAAACTGCGATGTTGTCAACCGATCAACGATTTAAAAGCCTCGATGTCACAGATCACGATCGGCTTGGACGATCCGCTTTGCCAGTTGCCGGCGCTTCCGGAACCCGCCGAAACCTTGATCGAAAGCACTCAGGGCCGCCATCGGCAAATCGTGGCAAGGAATTTTCATCCAAGCATGATTGCGGAACTGGAAAACACCCATGGCGTGTTGTCGGTAACCCATCGTCCGATGTCGCTTGAAGAGATTTTTATTGCATTCACTCATGGCGAGGGATTGCGCGGTGAGGTTTCCGACATCCAAAACAATCGCCGGTGCGACGACACGGATCGCGAGGTGGAAAACCCGTTGATTGAATCAGGAGAGGCATCATGA